TTGCAAAACCGGACAAATACTTTTCCATCAAGCTATCCAATAAAACATGATTGTTGGCAATGGCGACTTCACGCTCATGCCTGGTCATCCAGTTTGCTCCTACTCTCCCTGAAAACCCGTTCAGGTAATTGTAATTTGTGCCTTCTGGTGCTATGAACAACCGCTCAGACGAGTCATGAGGCTGAAACTTCCGAAGAAAAAACTCCGCCAGCTGCCCATAGCCATGTAACACCAACCATACTTCCTTCTCTTCGAAGGTAGGTTCATGTGAAAGGGCATAGTGTGCCTGATATTGAAAATGTAAACTTTTCTTCAAAACCCTAAGCGTTCAGATCGTCAAACTTGAAAGGCAGTAAGGACTGAATCCCATTAAACCTCAAAATATCCCCATTTGCTTGTTGAAGCAATAGGGAAATGGGGCTTCCAAATCTCATCTCCGTCTCATTGATAGCCTGTCTGCACATTCCGCAAGGCGACACCTTTGCCCAGACCTCATCTCCTCTTCGTCTAGCCGCGATAGCCAACTGCTTCACCGCTACCCCAGAAAAATTGGCACCCGCATAGCCCAGAACCAATCGCTCTGCACAGGTCCCTACTGGGAAACTGACATTCTCCTGATTGCTGGACTGCAAAATCTCTCCTGACTCCAGCCTCAGCGCTGCGCCCACTTGGAATGCTGAATAGGGAGCATAGGCAGTTTCAGAGATCCTCCTGGCCCGCATCATCAGCTGCTGCTCTTCTGTACTTAGCTCCTCCCAGGACAGTTCTTCAAACTCTGCTTGAAATCTTATCTTTTTACTCATAGTCTCTTAATAGGTGTCATCCTAACGATTAAGGTACAGAAAAGTTATTCCACTTTAGGCCAGCCTGCTTTTTTGGCTAGTATAAATTGCACATTTTAGCCTAGGCTAATTTTGAGTACTATGCAGACCATATTGATTTTAGGAGGTGGCAAATCGGCCATTTATTTGATTGATTACTTAGCAGAAAGCTGCCTTTCGAAGTCCCGAAAGTTGATTTTGGCAGACCTAAACCTAGGATCTGCTCAAGAAAAACTCAAGGATCGCCCAAACACCGAAGCCAGGAAGCTAAATATCGAAGACCTCAGTGCCAGACAATTCCTCATCCAGGAAGCCGACTTAGTCATATCCATGCTACCTGCATTCCTGCACCCCACCGTGGCCAAAGACTGCCTGGATTTTGGAAAGCACTTCTTCTCTGCCTCATATGAATCGGATGAGATGAGAAAAATGAAAACGGAAATCGAGGCCAAGAACCTGATTTTCCTCAATGAATGCGGCTTGGATCCTGGAATCGACCACATGTCTGCCATGAAAATTATAGACCGGGCAAAAGCCGAAGGGGAGGAAATCATTTCTTTTAAATCTTACTGCGGTGGACTTTTATCCCCTGAATCTGAGGACAATCCATGGAAATATAAATTCACCTGGAACCCCCGAAATGTAGTACTAGCCGGCCAAGGTGCCTCCAGATACATCGATCAAGGTGAACTTAAACTCGTCCCTTATCATCGACTATTTACCCGGCTGGACTCCATAAAGCTTCCTGGACTTGGTAACTTCGAGGGCTATCCAAACCGGGACTCGCTCAGCTATCGCAAAACTTACGGGGTGGAAAACATCCCTACCATGCTACGCGGCACATTACGTCGAGAAGGTTATTGCAAAGCCTGGAATATTTTCGTTCAACTGGGTATGTGCGATGACAGTTATGAATTGGATCTACCTGATAAGATGAGTCTCAGGCAGTTTCTGAATACTTTTCTACCCTATGATCCTGTCCAGACTGTGGAGGAAAAAGTTGCTGACGTCATTCCAGATTTTGATTTTCAAACATGGGAGAAGATCCAATGGTTGGGCTTTTTTGGTCCAAATCCACTACCCAAAACCAAAGGCTCCCCGGCAGCCATTTTACAGGCAATTTTGGAGAAAAACTGGAAGCTTTATCCCGAAGACAAAGACATGATCGTCATGCAGCATCTCTTTGAACTTGCAACCAAAAGCGGCAAAAAAACCATCACGTCCACCTTGGTTTCCTTCGGGGAGGGCAGTACCTACACAGCCATGGCCAAAACAGTTGGTTTACCCTTGGCCATTGCGGTGGATTTGTTTTTGGATGGAAAAATTAAGCTCGCAGGATTACATACTCCAGTGATCCCAAGGCTATATCAACCCATTTTAGAGGAATTGGACAAGTTTGGAATACGGTTTAAGGAAGAAGTTTTAGCGAAAGAAGGCCCGTGAAATCACCTTTAATAGTCCAATAAAAACCCTTTTACCAAGGCTGCATAGGAAGAGTGAGGATTTCCATCTTCATCTTTGATAAAAATGGGACGAACCTCCATCGCTTGATTTACTGAAGAAAAAGCACAAATTTCCCGTTGTACCCGCTTGCCAGGCTTATCCTGAAGCGTGAATTTTTCCACCATATTTAATCCCAT
This genomic window from Algoriphagus sp. TR-M9 contains:
- a CDS encoding cytidine deaminase — translated: MSKKIRFQAEFEELSWEELSTEEQQLMMRARRISETAYAPYSAFQVGAALRLESGEILQSSNQENVSFPVGTCAERLVLGYAGANFSGVAVKQLAIAARRRGDEVWAKVSPCGMCRQAINETEMRFGSPISLLLQQANGDILRFNGIQSLLPFKFDDLNA
- a CDS encoding saccharopine dehydrogenase family protein; its protein translation is MQTILILGGGKSAIYLIDYLAESCLSKSRKLILADLNLGSAQEKLKDRPNTEARKLNIEDLSARQFLIQEADLVISMLPAFLHPTVAKDCLDFGKHFFSASYESDEMRKMKTEIEAKNLIFLNECGLDPGIDHMSAMKIIDRAKAEGEEIISFKSYCGGLLSPESEDNPWKYKFTWNPRNVVLAGQGASRYIDQGELKLVPYHRLFTRLDSIKLPGLGNFEGYPNRDSLSYRKTYGVENIPTMLRGTLRREGYCKAWNIFVQLGMCDDSYELDLPDKMSLRQFLNTFLPYDPVQTVEEKVADVIPDFDFQTWEKIQWLGFFGPNPLPKTKGSPAAILQAILEKNWKLYPEDKDMIVMQHLFELATKSGKKTITSTLVSFGEGSTYTAMAKTVGLPLAIAVDLFLDGKIKLAGLHTPVIPRLYQPILEELDKFGIRFKEEVLAKEGP